A section of the Vigna radiata var. radiata cultivar VC1973A unplaced genomic scaffold, Vradiata_ver6 scaffold_183, whole genome shotgun sequence genome encodes:
- the LOC106778865 gene encoding dehydrogenase/reductase SDR family member on chromosome X isoform X2, with product MGLISLKLVSYPRCYPYTSNFRPVCVVTGATSGLGLAAAYKLSKEGYVVAIVGRSQQLLSETIRKIKDSNEDAHLKAFQVDMSSIESIIKFKVSLRQWLLDSDLHCSLQLLINNAGILATSPRVTAEGYDQMIGTNYIGAFALTKLLLPLLESSPVSSKIVNVTSFTHRAVTDVQVDEGTVSGKRFLRSIQYPYAQIYEYSKLYLILFSKELHRQLCLMGKSHQIFVNVADPGVVQTNLMREVPTILSSLALRVLKFLQLLQFPESGVDSIIDAALAPPGTSGAYYFGGKGRTINPSALSHNAKLARELWESTSKLLSVTPFGAEGNSW from the exons ATGGGATTGATTTCGTTG AAACTCGTGTCCTATCCCAGGTGCTATCCTTACACAAGTAATTTTAGGCCTGTCTGCGTTGTCACTGGT GCAACGTCTGGCCTGGGATTAGCTGCTGCTTATAAACTTTCGAAGGAAGGATATGTTGTTGCCATTG TTGGACGTTCACAACAGCTATTGTCAGAG ACCATAAGAAAAATCAAAGATTCCAATGAAGATGCCCACCTCAAAGCTTTTCAGGTGGACATGTCATCAATTGAATCGATCATAAAGTTCAAAGTGTCCTTGCGACAGTGGCTTTTGGATTCTGATTTGCACTGCTCACTACAACTACTGATAAACAATGCTGGAATACTTGCAACATCACCTAGAGTCACAGCTGAGGGCTATGATCA GATGATTGGTACAAATTATATTGGTGCATTTGCTTTAACAAAGCTTCTACTACCACTTCTTGAAAGCAGTCCAGTATCTTCCAAAATTGTGAATGTCACATCCTTTACACATCGAGCAG TAACTGATGTGCAGGTTGATGAGGGAACTGTATCCGGGAAGAGATTTTTGAGATCGATACAGTATCCATATGCACAAATATATGAGTATTCTAAAT TATACCTAATTCTCTTCTCGAAGGAACTCCACCGACAGCTTTGCCTAATGGGAAAATCTCACCAGATATTTGTCAA TGTTGCGGATCCTGGAGTTGTGCAGACAAACCTCATGCGAGAAGTTCCAACCATCCTATCTAGTTTGGCACTACGTGTGTTGAAATTTCTGCAGCTGTTGCAATTCCCCGAGTCTGGGGTTGATTCTATTATTGATGCTGCCCTAGCTCCACCG GGAACATCAGGGGCTTATTACTTTGGGGGCAAAGGTAGGACTATCAACCCTTCGGCACTTTCACATAACGCCAAATTAGCACGTGAGCTTTGGGAAAGTACAAGTAAGCTGCTGTCTGTGACCCCTTTTGGTGCTGAGGGAAACAGCTGGTAG
- the LOC106778865 gene encoding dehydrogenase/reductase SDR family member on chromosome X isoform X1 has translation MGLISLVKELLMAFFFVCSVQFWRMALFWSFSVLFSYYRLFKASLSQWLVFKPVILDKCPFFSQKLVSYPRCYPYTSNFRPVCVVTGATSGLGLAAAYKLSKEGYVVAIVGRSQQLLSETIRKIKDSNEDAHLKAFQVDMSSIESIIKFKVSLRQWLLDSDLHCSLQLLINNAGILATSPRVTAEGYDQMIGTNYIGAFALTKLLLPLLESSPVSSKIVNVTSFTHRAVTDVQVDEGTVSGKRFLRSIQYPYAQIYEYSKLYLILFSKELHRQLCLMGKSHQIFVNVADPGVVQTNLMREVPTILSSLALRVLKFLQLLQFPESGVDSIIDAALAPPGTSGAYYFGGKGRTINPSALSHNAKLARELWESTSKLLSVTPFGAEGNSW, from the exons ATGGGATTGATTTCGTTGGTAAAGGAGCTCTTGATGGCTTTCTTTTTCGTGTGTTCAGTGCAATTTTGGAGAATGGCGTTGTTTTGGTCTTTCTctgttcttttttcttattaccGATTGTTCAAGGCTTCCCTATCACAGTGGCTAGTTTTCAAACCTGTAATTCTCGATAAATGTCCTTTCTTCTCTCAGAAACTCGTGTCCTATCCCAGGTGCTATCCTTACACAAGTAATTTTAGGCCTGTCTGCGTTGTCACTGGT GCAACGTCTGGCCTGGGATTAGCTGCTGCTTATAAACTTTCGAAGGAAGGATATGTTGTTGCCATTG TTGGACGTTCACAACAGCTATTGTCAGAG ACCATAAGAAAAATCAAAGATTCCAATGAAGATGCCCACCTCAAAGCTTTTCAGGTGGACATGTCATCAATTGAATCGATCATAAAGTTCAAAGTGTCCTTGCGACAGTGGCTTTTGGATTCTGATTTGCACTGCTCACTACAACTACTGATAAACAATGCTGGAATACTTGCAACATCACCTAGAGTCACAGCTGAGGGCTATGATCA GATGATTGGTACAAATTATATTGGTGCATTTGCTTTAACAAAGCTTCTACTACCACTTCTTGAAAGCAGTCCAGTATCTTCCAAAATTGTGAATGTCACATCCTTTACACATCGAGCAG TAACTGATGTGCAGGTTGATGAGGGAACTGTATCCGGGAAGAGATTTTTGAGATCGATACAGTATCCATATGCACAAATATATGAGTATTCTAAAT TATACCTAATTCTCTTCTCGAAGGAACTCCACCGACAGCTTTGCCTAATGGGAAAATCTCACCAGATATTTGTCAA TGTTGCGGATCCTGGAGTTGTGCAGACAAACCTCATGCGAGAAGTTCCAACCATCCTATCTAGTTTGGCACTACGTGTGTTGAAATTTCTGCAGCTGTTGCAATTCCCCGAGTCTGGGGTTGATTCTATTATTGATGCTGCCCTAGCTCCACCG GGAACATCAGGGGCTTATTACTTTGGGGGCAAAGGTAGGACTATCAACCCTTCGGCACTTTCACATAACGCCAAATTAGCACGTGAGCTTTGGGAAAGTACAAGTAAGCTGCTGTCTGTGACCCCTTTTGGTGCTGAGGGAAACAGCTGGTAG
- the LOC106778865 gene encoding dehydrogenase/reductase SDR family member on chromosome X isoform X3, with amino-acid sequence MKLVSYPRCYPYTSNFRPVCVVTGATSGLGLAAAYKLSKEGYVVAIVGRSQQLLSETIRKIKDSNEDAHLKAFQVDMSSIESIIKFKVSLRQWLLDSDLHCSLQLLINNAGILATSPRVTAEGYDQMIGTNYIGAFALTKLLLPLLESSPVSSKIVNVTSFTHRAVTDVQVDEGTVSGKRFLRSIQYPYAQIYEYSKLYLILFSKELHRQLCLMGKSHQIFVNVADPGVVQTNLMREVPTILSSLALRVLKFLQLLQFPESGVDSIIDAALAPPGTSGAYYFGGKGRTINPSALSHNAKLARELWESTSKLLSVTPFGAEGNSW; translated from the exons ATG AAACTCGTGTCCTATCCCAGGTGCTATCCTTACACAAGTAATTTTAGGCCTGTCTGCGTTGTCACTGGT GCAACGTCTGGCCTGGGATTAGCTGCTGCTTATAAACTTTCGAAGGAAGGATATGTTGTTGCCATTG TTGGACGTTCACAACAGCTATTGTCAGAG ACCATAAGAAAAATCAAAGATTCCAATGAAGATGCCCACCTCAAAGCTTTTCAGGTGGACATGTCATCAATTGAATCGATCATAAAGTTCAAAGTGTCCTTGCGACAGTGGCTTTTGGATTCTGATTTGCACTGCTCACTACAACTACTGATAAACAATGCTGGAATACTTGCAACATCACCTAGAGTCACAGCTGAGGGCTATGATCA GATGATTGGTACAAATTATATTGGTGCATTTGCTTTAACAAAGCTTCTACTACCACTTCTTGAAAGCAGTCCAGTATCTTCCAAAATTGTGAATGTCACATCCTTTACACATCGAGCAG TAACTGATGTGCAGGTTGATGAGGGAACTGTATCCGGGAAGAGATTTTTGAGATCGATACAGTATCCATATGCACAAATATATGAGTATTCTAAAT TATACCTAATTCTCTTCTCGAAGGAACTCCACCGACAGCTTTGCCTAATGGGAAAATCTCACCAGATATTTGTCAA TGTTGCGGATCCTGGAGTTGTGCAGACAAACCTCATGCGAGAAGTTCCAACCATCCTATCTAGTTTGGCACTACGTGTGTTGAAATTTCTGCAGCTGTTGCAATTCCCCGAGTCTGGGGTTGATTCTATTATTGATGCTGCCCTAGCTCCACCG GGAACATCAGGGGCTTATTACTTTGGGGGCAAAGGTAGGACTATCAACCCTTCGGCACTTTCACATAACGCCAAATTAGCACGTGAGCTTTGGGAAAGTACAAGTAAGCTGCTGTCTGTGACCCCTTTTGGTGCTGAGGGAAACAGCTGGTAG